From Budorcas taxicolor isolate Tak-1 chromosome 19, Takin1.1, whole genome shotgun sequence, the proteins below share one genomic window:
- the CSF3 gene encoding granulocyte colony-stimulating factor produces MKLMALQLLLWHSALWTVHEATPLGPARSLPQSFLLKCLEQVRKIQADGAELQERLCATHKLCHPEELVLLRHSLGIPQAPLSSCSSQSLQLTSCLDQLHGGLFLYRGLLQALAGVSPELAPTLDTLQLDVTDFATNIWLQMEDLGVAPAVQPTQGTMPTFTSAFQRRAGGVLVASQLQRFLGLAYRGLRYLAEP; encoded by the exons ATGAAGCTGATGG CCCTGCAGCTGCTCCTCTGGCACAGCGCGCTCTGGACGGTGCACGAAGCCACCCCCCTTGGCCCTGCCCGTTCCCTGCCCCAGAGCTTCCTGCTCAAGTGCTTAGAGCAAGTGAGGAAAATCCAGGCTGATGGCGCCGAGCTGCAGGAGAGGCTG TGTGCCACCCACAAGCTGTGCCACCCGGAGGAGCTGGTACTGCTCAGGCACTCTCTGGGCATCCCCCAGGCTCCCCTAAGCAGCTGCTCCAGCCAGTCCCTGCAGCTG ACGAGCTGCCTAGACCAACTGCACGGCGGCCTCTTTCTCTACCGGGGCCTCCTGCAGGCCCTGGCGGGCGTCTCCCCAGAGTTGGCTCCCACCTTGGACACACTGCAGCTGGACGTCACCGACTTTGCCACCAACATCTGGCTGCAG ATGGAGGACCTGGGGGTGGCCCCCGCTGTGCAGCCCACCCAGGGCACCATGCCGACCTTCACGTCGGCCTTCCAGCGCCGAGCAGGAGGAGTCCTGGTTGCTTCCCAGCTGCAGCGTTTCCTGGGGCTGGCATACCGTGGCCTGCGCTACCTTGCCGAGCCCTGA